Proteins encoded together in one Salarchaeum sp. JOR-1 window:
- a CDS encoding 30S ribosomal protein S3ae, translating into MSERSVSKKNQQKRWYTVLAPEQFDRAELGETLASEPEQVIDRTIETTLGEITDQSGENNVKLTFQVDDVGSDTAYTSFVKHELSRDYKRSLVRRGSSKIHAVVVARTADDYRIKIQPEAYTTKQADESQRKAIRRTMIDIVETAATERAFEDVIDSIVEGRLSSAIYNDAKTIYPLRRVEIGKTTLEAHPEEVYEEEETSVDVDEEDEE; encoded by the coding sequence ATGAGCGAACGATCCGTCTCCAAGAAGAACCAGCAGAAGCGGTGGTACACCGTTCTCGCGCCCGAGCAGTTCGACCGCGCGGAACTCGGTGAGACCCTCGCTTCCGAACCCGAACAGGTCATCGACCGAACCATCGAAACGACGCTCGGCGAAATCACCGACCAGAGCGGCGAGAACAACGTCAAACTCACCTTCCAGGTGGACGACGTCGGGAGCGACACCGCGTACACGAGCTTCGTGAAGCACGAGCTCTCCCGTGACTACAAGCGCAGTCTCGTCCGCCGCGGCTCCTCGAAGATTCACGCGGTCGTCGTCGCGCGCACCGCGGACGACTACCGCATCAAGATTCAGCCCGAGGCGTACACGACGAAGCAGGCCGACGAGTCCCAGCGCAAGGCCATCCGCCGCACGATGATCGACATCGTCGAGACGGCCGCGACCGAGCGCGCGTTCGAGGACGTCATCGACTCCATCGTCGAGGGCCGGCTCTCCTCCGCCATCTACAACGACGCGAAGACCATCTACCCGCTCCGCCGGGTCGAAATCGGGAAGACGACGCTCGAAGCGCACCCCGAGGAGGTCTACGAGGAAGAGGAGACCTCGGTCGACGTCGACGAAGAAGACGAAGAGTAA
- a CDS encoding plastocyanin/azurin family copper-binding protein — MDRRSFLAAVGAVGATGVVAGAASVLADSTDYDVAMRSNAFAPVESKAIDVPADAPGYIPTGVPTIEVEVGEPVTWLNTGTRYHTVTGESNAIPDSAEYFASGGFESEAAAWESFETDVGGGGAILPSESYTHVFDVPGWYHYYCIPHLPAGMVGNVRVVEK, encoded by the coding sequence ATGGACCGTCGTTCGTTCCTGGCGGCAGTCGGCGCGGTCGGCGCGACGGGCGTAGTCGCGGGCGCGGCGAGCGTGCTCGCGGACTCGACCGACTACGACGTGGCGATGCGGTCGAACGCGTTCGCGCCCGTCGAATCGAAGGCCATCGACGTGCCCGCGGACGCCCCCGGCTACATCCCCACGGGCGTGCCGACCATCGAAGTCGAGGTCGGCGAACCCGTGACGTGGCTGAACACGGGCACCCGCTACCACACCGTCACCGGGGAATCCAACGCCATCCCGGATTCCGCGGAGTACTTCGCGTCCGGAGGCTTCGAGAGCGAGGCCGCCGCCTGGGAGAGTTTCGAAACGGACGTCGGAGGCGGCGGCGCTATCCTGCCGAGCGAGTCGTACACGCACGTCTTCGACGTCCCCGGCTGGTATCACTACTACTGCATCCCCCACCTACCCGCCGGCATGGTCGGGAACGTGAGAGTCGTGGAAAAGTAG
- a CDS encoding protein sorting system archaetidylserine synthase (This PssA-like phosphatidyltransferase, along with a PssD-like decarboxylase, is required in Haloarchaea for the archaeosortase ArtA to replace the PGF-CTERM sorting signal with a C-terminal lipid anchor.) codes for MRPRPRFAGRLGAADVATSVNAGLGFAAVAGATVSVSLAARILLLAAIVDAIDGLLARRYGGTPVGESLDSLADVASFGVAPAALVFGAVADANPVESPVVLASVVAGSLFVAAAVVRLGLYTAYDTGRAETRGVQTTLAGTILAAALLAGATPLVLLAALTAFVALMVSRIPYPDLRPAHALSMGVVQALALLAPDIAGHAFPRVLLAFALAYLVLAPRFYPRTEGKP; via the coding sequence ATGCGACCGCGTCCACGGTTCGCGGGCCGGCTGGGAGCGGCGGACGTCGCGACCAGCGTGAACGCCGGCCTCGGGTTCGCTGCGGTGGCCGGTGCGACGGTGAGCGTGTCGCTCGCCGCGCGCATCCTCCTGCTCGCGGCCATCGTGGACGCGATCGACGGCCTGCTCGCGCGGCGGTACGGCGGGACGCCCGTCGGCGAGTCGCTCGACTCGCTCGCGGACGTGGCGTCGTTCGGCGTCGCGCCCGCCGCGCTCGTGTTCGGCGCGGTCGCGGACGCGAACCCCGTGGAGTCCCCGGTGGTGCTCGCGTCCGTGGTGGCGGGCTCGCTGTTCGTCGCGGCGGCCGTCGTGCGGTTAGGACTCTACACCGCGTACGACACCGGGCGCGCGGAGACGCGGGGCGTGCAGACGACGCTCGCCGGAACGATTCTCGCCGCTGCCCTGCTCGCGGGCGCGACGCCGCTCGTGTTGCTCGCCGCGCTCACCGCGTTCGTCGCCCTGATGGTGAGTCGAATCCCCTACCCGGATCTCCGGCCGGCGCACGCGCTCTCGATGGGGGTCGTGCAGGCGCTCGCGCTCCTCGCGCCCGACATCGCGGGGCACGCGTTCCCTCGAGTGCTGCTCGCGTTCGCGCTCGCCTACCTCGTCCTCGCCCCCCGGTTCTACCCGCGCACCGAAGGGAAACCCTGA
- a CDS encoding HEAT repeat domain-containing protein: MSDEDADSADQPAENDADAEAEAETDAAEPEPGTVAAFEERLDDAEAALDDAETESGLDDVDALLDGIESDLDDANLPEPDEDEEDDDPREELESRLSDIRSGVEDQRGPYAEAVVSDVNGVKTTVEGTRWTANGADAVVEAVQAFATAVNDTVSADVRAPDDLDTAAFDDFVAAIEDADLDADEDADEIAALLDATDTLESSIEDAEEWTDLSVREQLRRDGYYDALGGKFKDFPPEWSALKEWERRDDAEMVLLLIEKMGDSEYMKRHALDALTHMGNENALDKLSELANRREIPAIEAIGKIGSADGLNAVQEYTESESNPELQKAGLRAVGEIGSEEATQDVANQLVSENESVRSVAARSLGLLGDTRAIDPLAGVLADADESESVRASAAWALVQIGTKRALDAAAEYADERSFLVQQEAQKAQRALDA, encoded by the coding sequence ATGAGCGACGAGGACGCGGATTCGGCCGACCAACCGGCCGAGAACGACGCGGACGCCGAGGCGGAGGCGGAGACCGACGCCGCGGAACCCGAACCGGGAACCGTCGCGGCGTTCGAGGAACGACTCGACGACGCCGAGGCGGCGCTCGACGACGCCGAAACCGAGAGCGGCCTCGACGACGTGGACGCCCTCCTCGACGGTATCGAGTCCGACCTCGACGACGCGAACCTCCCCGAACCCGACGAGGACGAAGAGGACGACGACCCCCGCGAGGAGCTGGAGAGCCGGCTCTCGGACATCCGGAGCGGCGTCGAAGACCAGCGCGGCCCCTACGCCGAGGCTGTCGTGAGCGACGTGAACGGCGTGAAGACGACCGTGGAGGGGACGCGGTGGACGGCGAACGGTGCGGACGCCGTGGTGGAAGCCGTGCAGGCGTTCGCGACGGCCGTGAACGACACCGTCAGTGCGGACGTGAGGGCGCCGGACGACCTCGACACGGCCGCGTTCGACGACTTCGTGGCGGCAATCGAGGACGCCGATCTGGACGCGGACGAGGACGCCGACGAAATCGCCGCGCTGCTCGACGCGACCGACACGCTCGAATCCAGTATCGAAGACGCCGAGGAGTGGACTGACCTCTCCGTGCGAGAGCAATTGCGCCGAGACGGCTACTACGACGCGCTCGGCGGGAAGTTCAAGGACTTCCCGCCGGAGTGGAGCGCGCTCAAGGAATGGGAGAGACGCGACGACGCCGAGATGGTGCTCCTGCTCATCGAGAAGATGGGGGATTCAGAGTACATGAAGCGTCACGCGCTCGACGCGCTGACGCACATGGGGAACGAGAACGCGCTCGACAAGCTGAGCGAACTCGCGAACCGCCGGGAGATCCCGGCAATCGAAGCCATCGGAAAGATAGGGAGCGCGGACGGACTCAACGCGGTGCAGGAGTACACGGAATCCGAATCCAACCCGGAACTCCAGAAGGCGGGCCTTCGGGCGGTCGGGGAAATCGGGTCGGAGGAGGCGACGCAGGACGTGGCGAACCAGCTAGTCTCGGAGAACGAGAGCGTTCGGAGCGTCGCCGCGCGCTCGCTCGGCCTGCTCGGTGACACGCGCGCTATCGACCCGCTCGCGGGCGTGCTCGCCGACGCGGACGAATCCGAGAGCGTGCGCGCGAGCGCGGCGTGGGCCCTCGTCCAGATCGGGACGAAGCGCGCGCTCGACGCCGCCGCCGAGTACGCCGACGAGCGGAGTTTCCTCGTCCAGCAGGAAGCGCAGAAAGCCCAGCGCGCGCTCGACGCCTAG
- a CDS encoding phospholipase D-like domain-containing protein, producing the protein MFRALALALVLSMSFAGVVPNPVTDGDRGEYVTLSVPENTSLGAYTLSDGEDTVGLPNETVSGRIALAGDPALARNLTDARPVRVPGFPRLANGGETLVLRRNGTVVDRLTYERAPESEVFADGGWRPLGATDFATASASDVPVSAFALPDAPERVLAALRGAEKRVLLAGYTFSAPRIARVLAAAANRGVPVRVLVEGGPVGGVTEKSARVLDRLVTADVAVRVLDGPRSRYAYHHAKYAVVDDRALVTSENWKPGGVGGHATRGWGVVLRDPGLADRLAVVHRADSTWRDGIPWREYRANATFQDGSPATATYRSDFPAWNGTADASVFVTPEDGHDTTLDVLRAATGRLLVQQVRIDDDRFLNATLDAARRGVRTRVLLGGAWYVREENRALVERLRKTARAEGLPLRARVVDPRSRFDHLHVKGVVTENAVLVGSLNWNHESVVENREVMVVLRGERIAAYYADVFRSDWRGGVWRLPLGALSGVVVVVLGAARVVWRRVSFTGSGRSGVPRRVPRPPSSR; encoded by the coding sequence GTGTTCCGCGCCCTCGCCCTCGCCCTCGTGCTCTCGATGTCGTTCGCGGGCGTCGTCCCGAACCCGGTGACCGACGGCGACCGCGGCGAGTACGTCACGCTCTCGGTTCCCGAGAACACCAGCCTCGGGGCGTACACGCTTTCTGACGGCGAAGACACGGTCGGATTGCCGAACGAGACCGTCTCCGGCCGGATCGCCCTCGCCGGTGACCCCGCGCTCGCCCGGAACCTCACGGACGCGCGCCCGGTTCGCGTACCGGGGTTTCCGCGGTTGGCGAACGGCGGAGAGACCCTCGTCCTCCGGCGGAACGGGACGGTTGTGGACAGGCTGACGTACGAGCGCGCGCCGGAGAGCGAGGTGTTCGCGGACGGCGGATGGCGGCCGCTCGGCGCGACGGACTTCGCGACGGCGAGCGCGAGCGACGTGCCGGTGTCGGCGTTCGCGCTTCCGGACGCCCCGGAGCGCGTGCTGGCGGCGCTCCGGGGCGCGGAGAAGCGCGTGCTTCTCGCGGGCTACACGTTCTCCGCCCCGCGGATCGCGCGCGTGCTCGCGGCCGCCGCGAACCGCGGCGTTCCCGTTCGCGTGCTCGTGGAGGGCGGGCCGGTCGGCGGCGTCACCGAGAAGTCGGCGCGCGTGCTCGACCGCCTCGTCACCGCTGACGTGGCGGTTCGCGTGCTGGACGGACCGCGCTCGCGGTACGCGTACCATCACGCGAAGTACGCCGTCGTGGACGACCGCGCGCTCGTCACCTCGGAGAACTGGAAGCCCGGCGGGGTCGGCGGGCACGCCACCCGCGGCTGGGGCGTCGTCCTCCGTGACCCCGGTCTCGCCGACCGTCTCGCGGTCGTCCACCGCGCGGACAGCACGTGGCGGGACGGAATCCCGTGGCGCGAGTACCGCGCGAACGCGACGTTCCAGGACGGCTCGCCCGCGACCGCCACCTATCGGAGCGACTTCCCGGCGTGGAACGGCACCGCGGACGCGTCGGTGTTCGTCACGCCCGAGGACGGCCACGACACGACACTCGATGTCCTGCGGGCCGCAACCGGCCGTCTGCTCGTCCAGCAGGTTCGTATCGACGACGATCGCTTCCTGAACGCGACGCTCGACGCCGCCCGGCGTGGCGTCCGAACCCGCGTGTTGCTCGGCGGCGCGTGGTACGTCCGCGAGGAGAACCGCGCGCTCGTCGAACGCCTTCGGAAGACTGCGCGAGCAGAGGGATTACCGCTGCGGGCGCGCGTTGTCGACCCACGGTCGCGCTTCGACCACCTGCACGTGAAGGGCGTGGTCACCGAGAATGCCGTGCTCGTCGGGAGCCTCAACTGGAACCACGAATCCGTGGTGGAGAACCGGGAAGTGATGGTCGTCCTCCGGGGCGAACGGATTGCGGCGTACTACGCTGACGTGTTTCGCTCGGACTGGCGGGGCGGCGTGTGGAGACTTCCACTTGGCGCGCTCTCGGGGGTGGTAGTCGTCGTTCTCGGAGCGGCGAGGGTGGTGTGGCGGCGAGTGTCGTTTACCGGGTCGGGGCGGAGCGGAGTTCCTCGTCGAGTTCCGCGTCCGCCATCTTCTCGATGA